A stretch of DNA from Noviherbaspirillum sedimenti:
AGCAGTTGCTGCACTTCGCGTTCCTGCTGGCTGATGTCGGAAACACGGGAGGCCACCGTTTTCGGTGCGAATGCGGTGTTCTGGATGGCGGCATTGACCTGCTGCACCGCCAGGTCGCGCCGCAAGCTGGCCTCGAAAGTCACCGGCGTCATGCCTTGCATGGCCAGCAGCGACTTGTAGCGGTCGTTATCGAACTTGCCGTCGGGCGTGGTCAAGCCCTCCATGCCAAGAATGGCTTGCTGCAATGCCTGGTCGGATACTGCCAGGTTGCTGCGGGCCGCCTCGGCGGCCAACGCGCGCTGGGCGATCAGACCATCGAGTGTGTTCTTGCGCTGCTGCGGCGTATCGAACATCTTGGGGTCGAACTGCTCACCCAGCATCTGGCGCAATTGCTCGGCCTGGCGGCGCTGCGCCTCATCGAATTCCGCCTGGGTAATTGCCTGGCCCGCGACTTTCGCGATTGCATTGTCGCCTTCCTGGAAACGCGTATAACTTTCCAGACCGAAAAAAGCGAAAGAAGGAAAAATGAACAGCAGCAGGATGAACTGCATCAGCCGTTGGTGGGTGCGGACGAAATCAAACATGTTCAACCTATCCAGTACTGAGTGCGAAAGCGTATCGCATATGAAAAAAAAGGCGAACTTTCGTTCGCCTTTTTTAGGTGTTGGCGGAGTGGACGGGACTCGAACCCGCGACCCCCGACGTGACAGGCCGGTATTCTAACCAACTGAACTACCACTCCAATTTACTGCTATTTCGTTTGACTGCGTCTGGTGGGTGCTGAGAGGCTCGAACTCCCGACCTACGCCTTGTAAGGGCGCCGCTCTACCAACTGAGCTAAGCACCCTGCACTTGCTTAACCAGTCAAACTGCAGCGTTTGTCACCACGCTGCGAAGAACAAAATTATATACGATTTCCAGAATCCTGCCACTAGTAAATTTCGATTTTTCGAATTTTTTTACCAGTGACTTGCGGCCAATTAGTTGATCGCGTCTTTCAAGCCCTTGCCCGGCTTGAACTTCGGCACCTTGGCAGCCTTGATCTTGATCTCTGCGCCAGTTTGCGGATTGCGGCCGACGCGCGCAGCGCGCGTGCCTACGGCGAAAGTACCGAAACCAACCAGCGTCACGGTATCGTCGTTCTTCAACGTGGTTTTGATAGCATCGACCAGTGCGTCCAGCGCACGGCCCGCATCCGCCTTGGACAGATCGGCAGATTCGGCAATGTGATCGATTAATTCGGATTTATTCACTTACGCCCCCTTGGATGGATTAAATTCCGCAAACGTGTTCGCCATTGAAAACCGGTCTTGCACTTGCTGCGGAGTACGGAAAACAGAAGCACGTATTAAACAAGTCGCCACGAATTGTGTCAAGAGATTTACATTGCGTAAGCTACCTGCAGTCGATCTTTCCGCTTGCACATACAAAAAAGCGCTCCGAAGAGCGCAATTTTTGTATTGGGGACAGCGTTCTTACCGTCTCCGTCCCCAACATTTCAGAGCATATACCGCTGGATCAGTGCGTAATCACCGTCGCATCAACCGGCTCGCCACTCTTGGCTGCCGTTGCCACCGCCGGCACTTCGTCGGGTAGCGGCACCGGCTGGCGCTCCAGCGCAATCTCAAGCACCTTGTCGATCCAGCGCACCGGGATGATCTCCAGCTTGTTCTTGACGTTGTCCGGAATGTCGGCAAGGTCTTTCACATTCTGCTCGGGAATCAGCACGGTCTTGATGCCGCCGCGATGCGCTGCCAGCAACTTTTCCTTCAAGCCGCCGATGGGCAGAATTTCGCCGCGCAGGGTGATTTCACCGGTCATCGCCACATCTGCCCGAATCGGAATGCCGGTATAAGCCGACACCAGCGCAGTCGCCATGGCGCCGCCTGCCGATGGTCCATCCTTCGGTGTCGCGCCTTCCGGCACATGGATATGCGTGTCGGTTTTTTCAAAGACATCGCTCCTGATGCCAAGCGCCTTGGCACGGCTGCGCACCACGGTGCGTGCAGCTTCGATCGATTCCTTCATGACGTCGCCGAGCGTGCCGGTACGAATCACGCCGCCCTTGCCTGGCATATTCACCGCCT
This window harbors:
- a CDS encoding HU family DNA-binding protein gives rise to the protein MNKSELIDHIAESADLSKADAGRALDALVDAIKTTLKNDDTVTLVGFGTFAVGTRAARVGRNPQTGAEIKIKAAKVPKFKPGKGLKDAIN